TGAAATAGTCGGCGGGTCCGGCAACCGGAGCTTTGCTGCCGCTTTTGATAATATCAATCATCAGGTTTCCTCTGCGTAAAATGAAAATCGGGCGTCCGTGAACGGATACCCGACAATCATAGGCCATTCAGGCGCAGAGAAAGAGGCGGCAACGATCATAGCTGTAATGAGCCTGATTCATTAATCCGCGGCTCAGATCGCTTCGTATTCTCCCGTGCCGTCGGGCCACGGGGTCAGCAGGTCAAACCCGGTATCGGTCACCGCCACGGTGTGCTCCCACTGCGCCGACAGCGAGCGGTCTTTGGTGACGACCGTCCACTCATCGGCCAGCACGCTGACCACCGCTTTACCGGCGTTTATCATCGGCTCGATGGTGAAAATCATTCCCGCCTTCAGCTCCGGCCCCTGGCCCGCAATGCCGTAGTGCAGGATCTGTGGGTCGTCATGATAAATCTGCCCGATACCGTGACCGCAGTATTCGCGCACCACGCTGAAGCCCGCGCCTTCGGCCACTTTCTGGATCGCCGCGCCGATATCGCCGAGCGTACTGCCGGGGCGCACGGCACGGATGCCGGCTACCATTGACTGATAGGTGACTTCCACCAGGCGTTTAGCGCGAATCGACGGGGTGCCAACGTAGTACATGCGGCTGGTATCGCCGTACCAGCCGTCGCAGATCAGCGCCACGTCAATATTGACGATGTCGCCATCGCGAAGCGCTTTTTTCGAGTTCGGAATGCCGTGGCACACCACGTGATTCACCGAGGTGCAGGTGGTTTTGGTGTAGCCGTGATAGCCAATATTGGCCGGGACGCATTTCAGCGTATTCACGATATAGTCGTGGCAGATATCATCGATTTGCTCGGTGGTAATACCGGGCTTCACATGTTCACCGATCATCGCCAGCACTTTGGCCGCGAGGTTTCCGGCGATCCGCGCCTTCTCAATTCCCTCGGCTGAGTGAATTTTAATATTTCGCATAACGGTTCCTGAATTTAAGTATCTGATAGCTATTCTAGTTTCCGATTAACAATGAAACAATCACTGACGTAATGAATCCCGTTATTAGACTTATTCTTTCCCTGTTATCCCAGCGTGCTGCGCGTTGAACGCCGGCACGACAGGCAGCGGCCTGATGGTTTATCCTGAATTTTACTGCGTAACATGCTGACCGTTGAGAGGATCCATGAACGAATTTATTACCCCCGTCGCGCTGGAAAAAGCGTATCGCCTGATTAATCACGGACCGACGGTGCTGGTTTCCGCACGTCACGAGGGCGTGGAAGATGTCATGGCCGCCGCCTGGGCCACCGGGCTGGATTTTTCACCGGCCAAAATTCTGGTGGTGCTGGATAAAATTGCCAAAACCCGCCAGCTGGTGGAGGGGAGCGAAACCTTCGTCATTCAGGTGCCGACGGTCGCGCAGATTAAGCTGACCCATGCCGTCGGCACCCGCAGCCTGTTTACTGAAGCGGACAAGCTGGCGAACTGCGGCGTTGAACTGTTCTCATTCGAGGGCTTCGACCTGCCGTTTGTGGCGGGCTGCTCGGCGTGGCTGGCCTGCCGGTTGATTAACGAACCGCATAACCAGCAGGCACACGATCTGTTTATTGGTGAAGTGGTCGGCGCCTGGGCTGACAGCCGGGTGTTCAGCGACGGCCACTGGCATTTCGATCGCGCCGATCCCGCGCTGCGCAGCCTGCACTATGTCGCGGGCGGGCAGTTTTACGCTACCGGTGAATCCCTGAACGTGCTGGACGGCGGCGAAAAAATTGACTGAGAGATTATGTCTCGGGTGACTGGCGTGCCGCAGAGCAATTCGGCACACCGGTTTCAGGAAGCCCTCTGCGGAGCATTCGCCCTCAGGCGCGGCTCAGATTGCCCAGCGTCGTCTGCGTCACGCGTTGCCACGCTGCGGTGACGTCCAGCGGGATATCGACGTGGCCGATAAACCCGGCACCTTTCGGCCCGTAGCCGCTGGCATCATCCTGCAGGCGGCGCATCTCGCCCAGCGCCATGGAGATAAAGCGCTCGGTATCCCAGATCCCCGCGCTCTGCGCGCCGGTAATTACCGTGCTGCCCGCAACGGAAACGAGGCGGGGGACAAATACCGGCCAGTTAACAAATTCAGCGGTCATGCTTTTTTGCCGCCAGCTGAATTCAAAGGTTTCCCGGGTGCGGCGCTGCATTAAAGGGTCCTGCGAAAGAATGATTTTCTCGGCTTTCAGTCCCATTCCGGCAATCATCTCGCGGGTAAACTCCGCGTTCTGCCCGCAGTTCGCCGAGCGGTTCTCAACGTAAAGCCGCTCAGCAGGAATACCGAAGAAGTCAGTGGCCAGCGCGAAGAAAATCTCCGCTTCGCTGTGCTGGTCGAAGGTGGCGCTTCGGGTTAACGCGTTTTCAGCCAGCGCCTGCTTGAGTAAGATCGTGGAGTGACCCACGCCGCCGGTCAGCAGCAGCGGAATCCCGGTGGTGGCCGCCAGCTGCATCACGCCCAGGATTGCCGGCACCACCGCATGCCCGGCCAGCACGATCAGATCGGCGTCAAAGCGGCCCGCCGTCGGCAGTTCGTCCCACGCAAGCCATTCGCAGAGAAGGTTGATATCGCTGAGGGTAATGTTATCTGTTTGCATCGTTGATTCCTGCCCGAATTCCCTGATTAACTGGAAAGCCGCTGAACAAAGCGCCACGCCAGCCGCGATCTCTCCGGCGGCCCGGACGGGTCGTTAATCTTATTCAGCAGCAGCGCTACCGCCTGGCGACCAATCTGATGCGAAGGCTGTTCGATGGTCGAAAGCTGCGGGGAAGTCATTTCACCCAGTTCGGTGCCGTCAAAACCGATCACCGCAATATCCTGCGGGATGCGCAGACCGGCTTCATCAATAGCGCGAATCGCCCCGGCGGCCAGCGTATCGGAAATCGCGAATACCGCATCGGGCCTGACCGGCTGCGCCAGCAGGTTTTGCATCGCCGCTTTCCCGGCGTTGAAGCTTAATTCCGCGGCGTATTCCACAGGGAAACCGTCGAGATGATGTTCCTGCAGGCTGTCGAGATAGCCCTGCTCGCGCTGGCGGGCGTATTTGTAGGTCAAATCATGGTTGATCATCGCCACGCTCCGGCGGCCGCCTGCAATAAACTGGCCGACCACAAATCGCGATGCCTGATAGTCGTCGATGCCCACGCTGGATACCGATGACTCTTCATCATATTCCGCGCACTGCACCCAGGGCGCGTCGGCGATCAGCGTGCTGAGCTGCGGCAGGGCGGAGATGGCGTCCATGGTGATCACCCCGTCAACCATTTTGCCCGACAGCAGCTGCAGGCTGGACTGCGAACGCTTGACGTCCGAACCGGAGTTGCACAGCAGAATGCGATAGCCGTTGCTTTCCGCCTCGGCCTCAATGCCTTTCACTACGTCGGCGCAAAACGGGTTGCTGATGTTAGACACCATCACCAGCAGCATATTGCTGCGCGCGGTGCGCAGCTGGCGGGCCAGCAGGTTCGGCTGATAGTTACTCTCTTTAATTGCGTGAAGCACGCGCTCGCGATTCTGCGGTTTGACCGTACCCTGATTATTAAGCACGCGGGAAACGGTGGCTACGGATACACCGGCAAGGCGCGCAATTTTCTGAATCGACATCCCATCACTGTCCACGCTAAACGTTATTCCGCACAGATTAACACAGTTTCAACAGGCTGTGCCGGGGCGGCATAAACCGCAGTGCCGGGTCAATCAGCGGAACCGTTTCCTTCGCACCATCATTGCGCACCAAATTTTTGCACTGCATCACACTTATCCCGCCATGAAATCTCTTTCTTGCTGATTTTAAACGCTTTTTAAAACTGGCACGTTTTCTGCTTTGGTTCTCTGTATACACAGCGGTGTATCCGGGTGAAGACAGTCCGGATCCGACATCAGCAGGTATCGATTGGGATGAGTGCGCAGTAAAACATCAGCGCCCGTGAAAAAAGTGGCACGACCACGACGGGATAACAGAGCGTAATTTTGGAGAAATATCAATGACCTCAATAAGCGAACCGGTGGTAATAGCGAAACACAGTAAGTGGGTACAGCTCCTGTTGGGGTTACTCTGTATGGCGGCCATTTCCAGCCCGCAGTACGTCTGGACGCTGTTGACCAAACCGATGATTGCCAAACTTGGCGTCGGGCTGGCCGAAGTGCAGGTCACGTTCTCGCTGCTGATTATCCTGCAGACCTTTTTCTCACCGTTCCAGGGACGGCTGGTTGAGCGCTTTGGCCCGCGCCTGCTGATCTCCATCGGCACGTTGATGGCCGGTTTCAGCTGGGTGATCGCCGCCCGGGTGGACAGCCTGGCCTCGCTGTATCTGGTGTATGGCTGCCTCGGCGGGCTGGGCACCGGCATCGTTTATATCGGCGTGGTGGGGCTGGTGATGAAGTGGTTCCCGCAGCAGCGCGGCTTTGCCGCCGGCACCGTGGCGGCAGGCTACGGCATGGGGGCGATTTTCACCACCTTCCCGATCTCCATTTCGCTCGGCAGCTACGGGCTGGAACAGACGATGACCCTGTTCGGCCTGATCTTCGCCGCCGTCGGTTTCCTCGCCAGCCAGGGGCTGAGACTGCCTGAAAACAGCACGATGATGCCGGTCAGTAAAACGGCTTCGCCGGTGCAGGGACAGCGCCAGTTTAAATCCGGTGAAATGCTGCGCCAGCCGCTGTTCTGGCTGATGTTTCTGATGATGACCATGATGTCCACCTCCGGGCTGATGGTCACCTCGCAGATGGCGATTTTTGCCGAAGACTTCGGCATCAGCAAGGCGGTGATCTTCGGGATGGCCGCGCTGCCGCTGGCGCTGACCATCGACCGCTTTACCAACGGCCTGACGCGCCCGCTGTTTGGTTTTATCTCCGACCGCTACGGCCGCGAAAACACCATGTTTATTGCCTTCGCGCTGGAAGGCGTGGCGATGACGCTGTGGCTGGCCTGCCGCGAGGATCCGCTGCTGTTCGTGCTGCTTTCCGGCGTAGTGTTCTTTGGCTGGGGTGAAATCTTCTCGCTGTTCCCGTCCACGCTGACCGATACCTTCGGCAGTGAAAACGCCTCCGCTAACTACGGCTGGCTGTATATTTCGCAGGGCATCGGTTCAATCTTTGGCGGGCCGCTGGCGGCGCTGATGTATCAGCATACGCACAACTGGCACCTGGTATTTGGCTGCGCGATTACCTTTGACTTTATTACCGCCGGTCTGGCGTTGTGGGTACTCAAGCCCTGGCGCGCCCGCTTTATGCGCGCACAGAAGTCACCGCACTGATCTAAGGAACATCGGCAAAATGGCATCAGAACTGACCAGGCTTCTTCCGCATTCTGTCCGGGTTTACCGCCAGCTCAGGCAGGAAATTTATGAGTTTGTTCTGATGCCGGGGGACCGCTTCACCGAAGTGGATATCGCCAGCCGCCTGGGGTGCTCCCGCACACCGGTGCGCGAGGCGCTGCTGACCCTGCAGAATGACGATTTAATCCGGCGCTGCTTTCGCAACGGCTGGGAGGTTTGCCCGATTGATTTCGACGTTTACGAAGATCTTTATGCCACCCGTATCCTGATTGAGGTGGATACGGTGGCGCGCCTGTGCGGGCCGGAGTCGTCGAAAGTCGACCGCCGCGTGCTGGCCAGGCTGCGAGAGCTGTGGGTGATACCGCCGGAACAGCAGGAGCAGGCCGGGGAGAAAATCGCCACCATGGACGAGCAGTTCCATATTGCGCTGACCGCAGCCGCGGGCAACCGCGAGCTGACGGCTATCCTGACCAATATCACCGACCGGATACGCATTATGCGGCGGCTGGATTTTGAGTATGACGTGCGCATTGCGCAAACCTACGCCGAGCACGCTGAACTGCTGGAGGCGATAGAAAAGCGGGAGAAGGAGCGGGCGGTGAGCCTGATGCGCGAGCATATTGAGGATGCGCACACCGGCGCCTGCGCCATCACCCTCCGGCGCTTGCAAAAGGTCAGGGCGAGAAACCTGCCCTGACCTGACGTAGAGCGCGGGGCGGGGTGAACATTTAATCCAGCGTGGCCACCTCAACCCAGCGCTGCTGCTGATGGCTTTGCAGCATCGCTTCCACGATCAATAGCACGGCGGCTCCTTCGTGGAAGGTGGCGAAGTGAGCCGCGTCCACGCCCGGCCGTTTACCCTGCCGGATGAAATCATAGTAGTTCAGCATCATATTCTTAAACGCGTCCGGCCAGCCTTCAATGTGACCACCGGGGAAGTGCACGGCGGCGGCCACGTCGCGGTTCACCAGCGAAGGGTCGTCACTCAGCGTCTGATTCGGGCGGTCGCGATGCCCCAGCCACAGCTGCTGCGGCACTTCCTGATCCCACGCGATAGACATTTCGCTGGCATTTACCTCAAACGCCAGCCGGTTTTTGCGCCCGGCGCTGACCTGTGAAACCGTCAGGCTGCCCCGGCTGCCGTCGTCAAAGCGCAGCAGGATCGAGGCGAAGTCTTCGGTGTCCACGGCCACCTCATCGTACTCGCCGTTCTCGTCGGCCGCGGCAAAGGTCGTCGCGGTCCCGCGCGCCACCCGGCGAACCGGATGCACGATAGAAAAGTCAGCCATCACCGCGCTGATGCGCCGCCCGGTTACGAACTGCAGCGTATCGCACCAGTGGGAGCCGATATCGGCCACCGCCCGGGATGCGCCACCCTGCGCTGCGGATACGCGCCAGTTAAAATCGCTGTCGTAGAGCATCCAGTCCTGCAGATAGCTGCCGTGAACGGCAAAAATGCGGCCCGCCTGCTGCCGGCGGATCAGGCTGGCGGCCTGCTGCACCATGGCGAACTGGCGATAGACAAAGCTCACGCCGTGCACCACGCCGGCCGCCTCCGCCAGTTTCACCAGCTCGCGGGCCTCCTCGCCGGTCATGCACAGCGGCTTTTCGGAGAACAGGTGCTTGCCCGCCGCCAGCACCTGGCGATTGATCGCCGCGTGCAGATGGTTGGGGGTGCAGTTATGCACCACCTGCAATCCCTCATGTCGCAGCAGTTCAGCCACGTCGGCATAAGCGTGCGGTACGTTAAGCTGCCGCGCTTTCTCCTGCGCCTTTTCCAGCGAGCTGTCGCAGATGGCCACCACCTCTACGAAGCCCAGGCGGCGGATCGCTTCCAGATGCGCCGGGCCGATAAAGCCCGAGCCGATAATCGCCGCCTTAATCATTTTTTTGCTCCGCATCCAGCCCCAGCATGGTGCGGATGCTGTCGTCTTCGCTGCCGGTGGCGGCAAAGTCATCAAACGCCCGCGCGGATACCGGAATAATATGTTCGGCGATAAACTTCGCGCCTTCCCGCGCGCCGCTTTCCGCCTCCTTCAGGCAGCATTCCCACTCCAGCACCGCCCAGCCGTCGTAGCCGTACTGCGCCAGCCGACTGAAGATGCCTTTAAAATCAATCTGACCATCGCCCGGCGAGCGGAAGCGGCCGGGGCGTTCGCTCCACGGCTGATAGCCGCCGTAAACCCCGCTGCGCCCGGAAGGGGTAAATTCGGCATCCTTGACGTGGAACGCTTTAATACGCGGGTGGTAGAGGTCGATAAAGGTCAGGTAGTCCATCTGCTGCAGCAGCATATGGCTCGGATCGAACAGAATATTGCAGCGCGGATGATGGTCGACCGCCGCCAGGAAGCGGTCGAAGGTCACGCCGTCGTGCAAATCCTCCGACGGATGCAGCTCGTAGCAGACATCCACGCCGTGGCGGTCGAAGGCGTCGAGGATCGGCTTCCAGCGGGCGGCCAGCTCGCTGAAGGCCGCCTCGATCAGCGCCTCCTTGCGCGGCGGCCACGGGTAAAAGTACGGCCAGGCCAGCGCGCCGGAGAAGGTCGCATGCGATTTCAGCCCCAGCTTTTCCGAGGCGGCTGCCGCCTGCAGGAGTTTCTCCGCTGCCCACCGCTGGCGGCCCGGCGCATCCTCGCGCAGCGCCGCCGGGGCGAAGTCGCGAAACGCCAGTTCGTAGGCGGGGTGCACCGCCAGCAGCTGCCCCTCAAGGTGAGTCGACAGCTCGCTAATCACCAGCCCGTAGCGCGCCAGCAGCGCGGTAATGTCATCACAGTAGGCCTGGCTGCCGGCCGCCTTTTCCACATCAAAAATTGTCGGATGATTACAGGGGATCTGCAATGCCCTGAAACCCAGCCCCGACGCCCATCTGGCGAGGTTTTCCAGGGTATTAAACGGTGGCATATCACCGATGAACTGGGACAAAAACAGGCCAGGCCCTTTTAACGTTTTCATTGCTTACTCCTGAAGTTTGTCAAAAACTATTCCTGCTCTTTGTACTTGAAGGTGAAGAGGAATATGACCGCGATAACCGCAGCGGCAACCGCCGGGATCAGCCAGAACGTGGTCCAGTTTTCCGGCTGATGCACGCCGCCGTGGTTGATTAACTGGTTGTACAGCGCGCCGGAGATCTGCGATCCCAGCAGCATGCCGATGCCGTAGGTGAACATGACGATCAGGCTCTGCGCCTGGCCTTTGACCTGGCTGCCGGCGATGCGGTCGGTGTAGATAAAGCCGATAACGAAGAAGAAGTCGTAGCACACGCCGTGCAGGAGGATGCCGATGTACAGCAGCCAGCGCGTCTCTTCATTGACGCCGAAGGCAAACAGCGCGTAGCGCACGAACCAGGCCGCCATACCGATCAGCAGCATGTACTTCACCCCCAGCCGACGGAACAGCAGTGGGATAATCAGCATAAAGAAGATTTCGGACATCTGGCCGAACGACATCGCGGTACTGACGTCCGCAATACCCACGTCGGAGAGGAACGACGCGGTAAAGGCGTAGTAGGTCCCGAGAGGGATCGAGATCAGCGTGGCGCAGATGGCAAAGATCAGGAAGTGGCTTTTCTTCAGCAGCGCGAAGGCGTCGGCGCACAGCAGATCGCGCAGGGCAAACGGCTGGCCCTTAGCCGGGGCAGGGGTGTGCGGCAGCGTCAGGCTGTAGGCGGCCAGCACCGCAGAGAAGACGGCGGCCAGGCGGAAGATATCGGTGCTGGCGGCGATGCCGCTG
The sequence above is a segment of the Erwinia sp. SLM-02 genome. Coding sequences within it:
- the map gene encoding type I methionyl aminopeptidase — its product is MRNIKIHSAEGIEKARIAGNLAAKVLAMIGEHVKPGITTEQIDDICHDYIVNTLKCVPANIGYHGYTKTTCTSVNHVVCHGIPNSKKALRDGDIVNIDVALICDGWYGDTSRMYYVGTPSIRAKRLVEVTYQSMVAGIRAVRPGSTLGDIGAAIQKVAEGAGFSVVREYCGHGIGQIYHDDPQILHYGIAGQGPELKAGMIFTIEPMINAGKAVVSVLADEWTVVTKDRSLSAQWEHTVAVTDTGFDLLTPWPDGTGEYEAI
- a CDS encoding flavin reductase family protein codes for the protein MNEFITPVALEKAYRLINHGPTVLVSARHEGVEDVMAAAWATGLDFSPAKILVVLDKIAKTRQLVEGSETFVIQVPTVAQIKLTHAVGTRSLFTEADKLANCGVELFSFEGFDLPFVAGCSAWLACRLINEPHNQQAHDLFIGEVVGAWADSRVFSDGHWHFDRADPALRSLHYVAGGQFYATGESLNVLDGGEKID
- a CDS encoding YdcF family protein is translated as MQTDNITLSDINLLCEWLAWDELPTAGRFDADLIVLAGHAVVPAILGVMQLAATTGIPLLLTGGVGHSTILLKQALAENALTRSATFDQHSEAEIFFALATDFFGIPAERLYVENRSANCGQNAEFTREMIAGMGLKAEKIILSQDPLMQRRTRETFEFSWRQKSMTAEFVNWPVFVPRLVSVAGSTVITGAQSAGIWDTERFISMALGEMRRLQDDASGYGPKGAGFIGHVDIPLDVTAAWQRVTQTTLGNLSRA
- a CDS encoding LacI family DNA-binding transcriptional regulator; the encoded protein is MSIQKIARLAGVSVATVSRVLNNQGTVKPQNRERVLHAIKESNYQPNLLARQLRTARSNMLLVMVSNISNPFCADVVKGIEAEAESNGYRILLCNSGSDVKRSQSSLQLLSGKMVDGVITMDAISALPQLSTLIADAPWVQCAEYDEESSVSSVGIDDYQASRFVVGQFIAGGRRSVAMINHDLTYKYARQREQGYLDSLQEHHLDGFPVEYAAELSFNAGKAAMQNLLAQPVRPDAVFAISDTLAAGAIRAIDEAGLRIPQDIAVIGFDGTELGEMTSPQLSTIEQPSHQIGRQAVALLLNKINDPSGPPERSRLAWRFVQRLSS
- the oxlT gene encoding oxalate/formate MFS antiporter, whose amino-acid sequence is MTSISEPVVIAKHSKWVQLLLGLLCMAAISSPQYVWTLLTKPMIAKLGVGLAEVQVTFSLLIILQTFFSPFQGRLVERFGPRLLISIGTLMAGFSWVIAARVDSLASLYLVYGCLGGLGTGIVYIGVVGLVMKWFPQQRGFAAGTVAAGYGMGAIFTTFPISISLGSYGLEQTMTLFGLIFAAVGFLASQGLRLPENSTMMPVSKTASPVQGQRQFKSGEMLRQPLFWLMFLMMTMMSTSGLMVTSQMAIFAEDFGISKAVIFGMAALPLALTIDRFTNGLTRPLFGFISDRYGRENTMFIAFALEGVAMTLWLACREDPLLFVLLSGVVFFGWGEIFSLFPSTLTDTFGSENASANYGWLYISQGIGSIFGGPLAALMYQHTHNWHLVFGCAITFDFITAGLALWVLKPWRARFMRAQKSPH
- a CDS encoding GntR family transcriptional regulator — translated: MASELTRLLPHSVRVYRQLRQEIYEFVLMPGDRFTEVDIASRLGCSRTPVREALLTLQNDDLIRRCFRNGWEVCPIDFDVYEDLYATRILIEVDTVARLCGPESSKVDRRVLARLRELWVIPPEQQEQAGEKIATMDEQFHIALTAAAGNRELTAILTNITDRIRIMRRLDFEYDVRIAQTYAEHAELLEAIEKREKERAVSLMREHIEDAHTGACAITLRRLQKVRARNLP
- a CDS encoding Gfo/Idh/MocA family protein, producing MIKAAIIGSGFIGPAHLEAIRRLGFVEVVAICDSSLEKAQEKARQLNVPHAYADVAELLRHEGLQVVHNCTPNHLHAAINRQVLAAGKHLFSEKPLCMTGEEARELVKLAEAAGVVHGVSFVYRQFAMVQQAASLIRRQQAGRIFAVHGSYLQDWMLYDSDFNWRVSAAQGGASRAVADIGSHWCDTLQFVTGRRISAVMADFSIVHPVRRVARGTATTFAAADENGEYDEVAVDTEDFASILLRFDDGSRGSLTVSQVSAGRKNRLAFEVNASEMSIAWDQEVPQQLWLGHRDRPNQTLSDDPSLVNRDVAAAVHFPGGHIEGWPDAFKNMMLNYYDFIRQGKRPGVDAAHFATFHEGAAVLLIVEAMLQSHQQQRWVEVATLD
- a CDS encoding sugar phosphate isomerase/epimerase family protein, which encodes MKTLKGPGLFLSQFIGDMPPFNTLENLARWASGLGFRALQIPCNHPTIFDVEKAAGSQAYCDDITALLARYGLVISELSTHLEGQLLAVHPAYELAFRDFAPAALREDAPGRQRWAAEKLLQAAAASEKLGLKSHATFSGALAWPYFYPWPPRKEALIEAAFSELAARWKPILDAFDRHGVDVCYELHPSEDLHDGVTFDRFLAAVDHHPRCNILFDPSHMLLQQMDYLTFIDLYHPRIKAFHVKDAEFTPSGRSGVYGGYQPWSERPGRFRSPGDGQIDFKGIFSRLAQYGYDGWAVLEWECCLKEAESGAREGAKFIAEHIIPVSARAFDDFAATGSEDDSIRTMLGLDAEQKND
- a CDS encoding MFS transporter, which codes for MVSSLTAGNGSRQQHVMLVPRLSLMMFLQFFIWGTWSVTLGLVMTQHNLGSIIGDAFSAGPIASILSPFVLGMVVDRFFPSQKVVALLHLAGAVILWFVPQALLAENGSLLIALLFAYTLCYMPTLALTNNIAFHSLSNSEKSFPVVRVFGTIGWIVAGICIGVSGIAASTDIFRLAAVFSAVLAAYSLTLPHTPAPAKGQPFALRDLLCADAFALLKKSHFLIFAICATLISIPLGTYYAFTASFLSDVGIADVSTAMSFGQMSEIFFMLIIPLLFRRLGVKYMLLIGMAAWFVRYALFAFGVNEETRWLLYIGILLHGVCYDFFFVIGFIYTDRIAGSQVKGQAQSLIVMFTYGIGMLLGSQISGALYNQLINHGGVHQPENWTTFWLIPAVAAAVIAVIFLFTFKYKEQE